One Sulfurimonas sp. HSL-3221 genomic window, AACGTATAGAGGATCGCTTTCTCCCTCGCTATCAGGTACTCGCCGACAATGTAAGGCGCGGAGCTGTCAACAAGATCCCAGTTGTTGATGTGGGCGGTATTGGCCATGTAGCAGTTGTAAACCGCCTCTTTCTCTGCTGTATCGCCACGCTCATACTTCGCGACCATCAGCAGCAGGGCGAAAAGGCGCTCTTCATGATAGGGAGAGTGCAGCAGTTTCTCGACCTCCTGCAGCGGCGCCAACCAGAATGCAGATACCTGCTTTCGCAACACGGGGACGCGGATACCGAGGAATCTATCCCCTGCTCCATACTCTCCCTCGCCCGTTTTGAAAAAGCGCTGCGAATGTTCGGCGATGTCGGGGTCGCCGAGGTTTCTGAGGGTTAAGCTGATTTGTTCTGCGTTCATCGCGTGTACTTGTAACGTTGAAAACGAGGAATCAAAAAGCCGCCCGCGGGTTTTTGATTGGTCTCCACTGATTTATTATATGTACAAATGGCTTCAAAGCTCAAAGCAATTCCTATTGGTGCCTGAAGTCCAAAGAATGCGTATGCATTAGCTAACTCCTTAACTCCATACAGGTTTATTCCTTTTCATCCTGTGGAATACTTTCTTTAGTTTCATATGTCATCTTCATATTCATAGAGAAGGTAGTTGTCGGGGAATGATACCCCAAAGGATGAAATTGATACTGTTGCATGTCAACAGACGCATTATTGATATGGGCCGCCCCTATTATTAGATGCTCACGGTGAAAATCATCTTTTGAAGAAAATTGAATGGGCACGAAAAATGTGAAATGCGCAAAATATATGCCAATCATCATGTATGGACATCTTTGATCAAGATGTTCTTGCCGTCGTAAAAGGACGGCTCTAATCAAATTATTTTTGTTGGCAGTTTTGCTATAAATAAACATCATTCCATAGCTGTTTTCAGGGAACTTATCACTTGGATAAGAGTCCTCGAAAAGCCATTCTTTTGTTGCATCAAAGTATTGAATTTCATCAACAGGCATTAATGCTAATGCAATTTTGGAAAATGACTTCATGATTTTATGATGATGTATTTTTATGTCTTTGAGCTGGATTTCGGCATTATTGTCGCCGAGATCCTTGAACATTTTTTTGCCTGCTTTTGTTGAAAAGCGCAATAGTCTTTGATCATGGAATGTGGTAACACACCCATGATTTGCATAGTGCTTTTGATGGGGTCTGCCCTTTTTCCCTTTGACAAAACCAATAGACCGAAATATAGATAAAAATTCTGCTAATTCATTTTCAATGTAACTTCCAAAATATGAATTGCATCTATCGCATTCGTCGTTTGAAAAAAGCTTTTTGTTTCCTAATGATTCGGGAATTGTGTGGGCCACTGTTTCAAATGTTGTTTCCCCTTCGGCGTCACCACAGAATCTGCACACTCCTTTATCCCCTAAATGAATGTTCTCATCTAAATCGCAGAAGGAATAATCAACTATTTTGTCGTAGTTAGTTCTAGTGAATTCATAGCACTTGAACAGGTTCATTTGATCTTGGGGCAATGTGAATTTCATTTTAAGCTGGCCATTTTCGAAGATCAT contains:
- a CDS encoding DNA alkylation repair protein, whose product is MNAEQISLTLRNLGDPDIAEHSQRFFKTGEGEYGAGDRFLGIRVPVLRKQVSAFWLAPLQEVEKLLHSPYHEERLFALLLMVAKYERGDTAEKEAVYNCYMANTAHINNWDLVDSSAPYIVGEYLIAREKAILYTFARSESLWERRIAIMATFYFIRNSRFDTALEIAELLLRDTHDLIHKAVGWMLREVGNRDPERERAFLASRYKTMPRTMLHYAIEKFPEAERKAYLKGEV
- a CDS encoding HNH endonuclease is translated as MFQMIFENGQLKMKFTLPQDQMNLFKCYEFTRTNYDKIVDYSFCDLDENIHLGDKGVCRFCGDAEGETTFETVAHTIPESLGNKKLFSNDECDRCNSYFGSYIENELAEFLSIFRSIGFVKGKKGRPHQKHYANHGCVTTFHDQRLLRFSTKAGKKMFKDLGDNNAEIQLKDIKIHHHKIMKSFSKIALALMPVDEIQYFDATKEWLFEDSYPSDKFPENSYGMMFIYSKTANKNNLIRAVLLRRQEHLDQRCPYMMIGIYFAHFTFFVPIQFSSKDDFHREHLIIGAAHINNASVDMQQYQFHPLGYHSPTTTFSMNMKMTYETKESIPQDEKE